In Candidatus Desulfofervidus auxilii, one genomic interval encodes:
- a CDS encoding MnhB domain-containing protein, translated as MISRWEDIIIETLSRFLVPFMQIYSLYVLAHGHGSPGGGFQGGCIFAASFVLLVIAYDIFEAKKRFSEKINGIFCALGVFIYTAIGWLCLLLGGNFLDYGKLSKILPTDPVMARYYGMAGIETGVQITVMAIMVSIFLDLATAGKHEGALEEEDVGSNS; from the coding sequence ATGATTAGTAGATGGGAGGATATTATTATTGAAACACTCTCCCGCTTTTTAGTCCCGTTTATGCAAATTTATAGCCTTTATGTGCTTGCGCATGGACACGGTAGCCCTGGGGGTGGCTTTCAAGGTGGTTGTATCTTTGCTGCATCATTTGTTCTTTTAGTCATTGCCTATGACATATTTGAGGCCAAAAAGCGTTTTTCAGAAAAAATAAATGGTATTTTTTGTGCCCTTGGGGTGTTTATCTATACAGCAATCGGCTGGCTTTGTCTCCTTTTAGGAGGAAATTTTTTAGATTATGGAAAACTGAGTAAAATACTTCCCACTGATCCTGTAATGGCTAGATATTATGGTATGGCTGGGATAGAGACAGGAGTGCAAATTACTGTAATGGCAATTATGGTTTCTATTTTCCTTGATTTAGCCACTGCAGGAAAACATGAGGGAGCTCTGGAGGAAGAAGATGTGGGAAGTAATTCTTAG
- the mbhE gene encoding hydrogen gas-evolving membrane-bound hydrogenase subunit E gives MTKKIVSIVIAIFATSALLIGVKDFPNWADPNQPASLHVSPRYIEKTVEETGVPNIVTAVLADYRGYDTMFETAVIFTAGVAVMMLLRRPYKND, from the coding sequence TTGACAAAAAAAATAGTTTCTATAGTAATTGCTATTTTTGCCACTAGTGCTTTACTAATAGGAGTGAAAGATTTCCCTAACTGGGCTGATCCCAATCAACCTGCCAGTCTTCATGTTTCACCACGATATATTGAAAAGACAGTTGAAGAGACAGGTGTGCCAAATATAGTAACTGCGGTTCTCGCTGATTACAGAGGCTATGATACTATGTTTGAGACAGCAGTGATTTTTACTGCAGGTGTGGCAGTAATGATGCTTTTAAGGAGGCCATATAAGAATGATTAG
- a CDS encoding Na(+)/H(+) antiporter subunit B, whose translation MIWQFDLVLLILATLAAIAAIEVKDLFAAAVFLGVFSFIMCMVWTEMGSVDVAFTEAAVGAGVSTAFFIAAVYKTTRRTKD comes from the coding sequence ATGATTTGGCAATTTGACTTAGTATTATTAATCTTAGCTACTTTGGCAGCCATAGCTGCTATTGAAGTAAAGGATCTTTTTGCAGCCGCAGTTTTTCTTGGTGTGTTCAGTTTTATTATGTGTATGGTTTGGACAGAGATGGGTTCTGTAGATGTAGCCTTTACAGAAGCAGCAGTAGGGGCAGGTGTGAGTACCGCCTTTTTTATTGCGGCTGTTTATAAAACCACAAGGAGGACGAAAGATTGA
- the mnhG gene encoding monovalent cation/H(+) antiporter subunit G: MDLVCKVFLLAGLFFFTTATIGFLRFPDFYSRMHATGKGDTLGILLSLFGLAIYHLAEHHFSWPAIVIASKLILIAVFWFLGGPTATHALLRSAFDTGIMPWTKDGRPVIKWPPKEK, encoded by the coding sequence ATGGATCTGGTTTGTAAGGTTTTTTTGTTAGCTGGTTTATTTTTCTTTACCACAGCAACCATTGGCTTTTTGCGGTTCCCAGATTTTTATTCCCGTATGCATGCTACAGGTAAAGGAGATACATTAGGTATACTTCTATCTTTATTTGGGCTTGCTATTTATCATCTTGCAGAGCATCATTTTTCATGGCCAGCAATAGTCATAGCTTCAAAATTAATTCTTATTGCAGTTTTCTGGTTTCTTGGTGGCCCAACTGCTACCCATGCCCTTTTGCGTTCTGCCTTTGACACAGGAATAATGCCTTGGACAAAAGATGGTCGTCCTGTAATAAAATGGCCTCCAAAGGAGAAATAA
- a CDS encoding monovalent cation/H+ antiporter complex subunit F, which yields MESFFIGIGLALGTLIFICFYRIVFGPTVYDRIISVGFIGTMTVVLLVLMGFIFKRIDMFVDISLMYALLNFVGTLVFAKYFAKKKGAK from the coding sequence ATGGAATCATTCTTCATAGGTATAGGATTAGCTTTAGGAACATTAATTTTTATCTGTTTTTACCGCATTGTTTTTGGACCTACTGTATACGATAGGATAATCAGTGTAGGTTTTATCGGTACCATGACCGTGGTTTTGCTTGTGTTAATGGGTTTTATTTTTAAAAGAATAGATATGTTTGTGGATATCTCACTTATGTATGCTCTTTTAAACTTTGTTGGAACCTTAGTTTTTGCCAAGTATTTTGCTAAAAAGAAAGGGGCTAAATAA
- a CDS encoding Na+/H+ antiporter subunit E, with product MAFIVTYIILLTFWIFISGNFDAWHFGWGIICCGLVAYLSNDLLFKDIHSENKSKEAFNFIFYIPWLLYQIVLANIHVAKLALHPRMNELIDPHIIKFKTKLKKDLAQVTFANSITLTPGTITILIKDGYFYVHGIDRAVQEELPGEMEERVARVYLEE from the coding sequence ATGGCCTTTATAGTCACTTATATTATTCTTTTAACCTTTTGGATTTTTATCTCTGGCAATTTTGATGCATGGCACTTTGGTTGGGGAATTATTTGTTGTGGTTTAGTAGCTTATCTTTCTAATGATCTTTTATTTAAAGACATACATTCAGAAAATAAATCTAAAGAAGCATTTAATTTTATCTTCTATATTCCCTGGCTTTTATATCAAATTGTATTGGCCAACATTCATGTGGCTAAACTCGCTTTGCATCCAAGAATGAACGAGTTAATTGACCCCCATATAATTAAGTTTAAGACAAAATTGAAGAAGGATTTGGCTCAAGTAACCTTTGCTAATTCTATTACCCTTACACCTGGTACTATTACTATTCTTATAAAAGATGGATATTTTTATGTTCATGGTATTGATAGAGCTGTGCAAGAGGAGCTTCCTGGAGAGATGGAAGAGAGGGTAGCTCGGGTATATCTGGAGGAATAG
- a CDS encoding FAD:protein FMN transferase, with amino-acid sequence MEKYLEKTLKNYLDRRSFLKVMGVLGAGLLAPQAFSAPLEGIKFDRKLYKLEETQALMGTFVTITVLDPSRARGEEAIEAGFNEMKRLINIFNRFDNGTVISELNEKGIIRSMPVEMRTVIESSFYYTKLTQGCFDITVKPLVDLFKGTFAVRGKPPALEEIKNALNLVGMKNISYANREIKFLKEGMGITLDGIAKGYIVDKTAELMAKMGIKHVLVNAGGDIRALGDKRWRIAIRNPFNPNSYMETINLKNNAIATSGNYEIYFDREKIYHHVINPHTGYSPVKAVSASIVAKTTATADALSTAILILGPIKGKQFIDKLPGIEGLIVTKNDVTLRSYGWGYYT; translated from the coding sequence ATGGAGAAGTATTTGGAAAAGACTTTAAAAAATTATTTAGATAGAAGGTCTTTCTTAAAGGTAATGGGAGTATTGGGTGCAGGTCTTTTGGCCCCCCAAGCCTTTTCTGCTCCTTTAGAGGGTATTAAATTTGATAGGAAACTATACAAATTGGAAGAAACCCAGGCCTTAATGGGAACATTTGTAACAATTACTGTTCTTGATCCATCTCGTGCAAGAGGAGAAGAGGCAATTGAAGCTGGTTTTAATGAAATGAAAAGACTGATTAATATATTTAATCGTTTTGATAATGGTACAGTTATTAGCGAATTGAACGAAAAGGGAATTATTAGAAGTATGCCAGTTGAAATGCGAACAGTTATAGAAAGTTCTTTTTATTATACTAAACTCACGCAGGGCTGTTTTGATATCACAGTAAAACCTTTAGTGGATTTATTTAAAGGAACATTTGCCGTTAGGGGTAAACCACCTGCTTTAGAAGAAATAAAAAATGCTTTAAATCTCGTAGGGATGAAGAATATTTCTTATGCTAATAGAGAAATAAAGTTTCTAAAAGAAGGAATGGGTATTACTTTAGATGGTATTGCCAAAGGTTATATTGTAGATAAAACGGCGGAGTTAATGGCTAAAATGGGTATTAAACATGTCTTAGTCAATGCTGGTGGTGACATCAGGGCTCTGGGTGATAAAAGGTGGCGGATTGCCATCCGGAATCCATTTAATCCTAATAGCTATATGGAAACAATCAATCTCAAAAATAATGCCATTGCTACCTCCGGCAATTATGAGATTTATTTTGATAGAGAAAAAATTTATCATCATGTTATAAATCCACATACAGGTTATTCTCCAGTTAAAGCAGTAAGTGCAAGTATTGTAGCTAAGACCACGGCTACTGCAGATGCTCTTTCTACAGCAATTTTAATACTTGGCCCTATAAAAGGGAAACAATTTATTGATAAATTGCCTGGGATAGAAGGCTTAATTGTTACTAAAAATGATGTGACTTTACGTAGTTACGGTTGGGGATATTACACCTAA
- a CDS encoding SoxR reducing system RseC family protein, with product MEIKKERGTVISVSDERAKIKLVRSMACEGCPGSGLCGILSKRYRMLEAENPVGATPGQEVIVSLQAENELKASFIIYVIPTISLFIGAILGYYLKLWGSSDSSAAFLSIVFLILAFLGIRQYSKKFTFRPVITEVLNTE from the coding sequence ATGGAAATAAAAAAAGAGAGAGGGACTGTTATTAGTGTTTCGGACGAACGGGCCAAGATTAAATTGGTAAGGAGTATGGCCTGTGAAGGTTGTCCAGGAAGTGGATTATGTGGCATATTGAGTAAAAGGTATAGAATGCTTGAAGCAGAAAATCCTGTAGGTGCTACCCCGGGTCAGGAAGTAATTGTTTCCTTACAAGCAGAAAATGAGCTTAAAGCCTCTTTTATTATATATGTAATTCCTACCATAAGTCTATTTATTGGAGCAATTTTGGGCTATTATTTGAAGTTATGGGGGAGTTCAGATTCCTCAGCTGCTTTTCTCTCAATTGTGTTTTTGATTTTGGCCTTTTTGGGAATTAGGCAATATAGCAAAAAATTTACTTTTAGACCGGTGATTACCGAAGTTTTGAATACCGAGTAA
- a CDS encoding universal stress protein: MAKKILVAMDASEHAMKAARYVAETLKGCKDVKITLFSVIPEVSAAFKTLVGTDFASIIPDFERKLGDLATLRHKQEAKIEGTLEQAQKILEDTGIPGKNIEIAVRRKKEGIARDILRELEKGAYDTIVVGRRGVSGAFFFGSVSDKVVKYARNCAVWVID; encoded by the coding sequence ATGGCAAAAAAGATATTGGTAGCCATGGATGCCTCAGAGCATGCCATGAAGGCTGCCAGGTATGTAGCTGAAACCTTAAAGGGATGTAAAGATGTTAAAATTACATTATTTTCCGTAATTCCAGAGGTCTCTGCAGCTTTTAAGACCTTAGTAGGAACGGACTTTGCTAGTATTATACCTGATTTTGAAAGGAAACTAGGTGACCTTGCTACTTTAAGACATAAGCAAGAAGCGAAAATAGAGGGGACTTTAGAGCAGGCCCAAAAAATACTTGAGGATACAGGTATTCCAGGAAAGAATATAGAAATAGCGGTTAGAAGGAAAAAAGAGGGGATTGCTAGAGACATTTTGCGTGAACTTGAAAAGGGAGCTTATGATACTATTGTGGTAGGCAGGCGGGGTGTTTCAGGTGCTTTTTTCTTTGGCAGCGTTTCAGACAAGGTTGTAAAATATGCACGTAATTGTGCGGTTTGGGTGATTGATTAG
- a CDS encoding RnfABCDGE type electron transport complex subunit B produces the protein MEVLRATIYPMLVMGGLAIFFAIGLGIAAKVFYVYVDPKVKEVEGLLPGANCGGCGYAGCADCAAAIVAGEAPVTACVASSEDVFVAIGEVLGKTVEVKEKEIAMIMCRGTADKAKRKFQYMGIEDCRAALLAGGGDKECQYGCLGLGTCVKNCPFDALSMGEDGLPKVDKDKCTGCGTCTRVCPRGIPKLVPVSLKIAVICSSHDTPPVVKKICEVGCQGCGLCKKACPEKAITIVDSLSVVDPSKCTLCGKCFEKCPTGAIQQLLPA, from the coding sequence ATGGAAGTACTGAGAGCAACAATTTATCCAATGTTGGTCATGGGCGGGTTGGCTATATTTTTTGCCATTGGTCTAGGGATTGCCGCAAAGGTATTTTATGTATATGTTGATCCTAAAGTAAAAGAAGTAGAAGGATTGTTACCAGGGGCTAATTGTGGTGGATGTGGATATGCTGGGTGTGCAGATTGTGCGGCGGCTATAGTAGCCGGCGAAGCACCTGTAACTGCATGTGTGGCTTCTTCAGAAGATGTTTTTGTCGCTATTGGTGAAGTTTTAGGAAAAACAGTAGAAGTAAAGGAGAAGGAAATTGCCATGATTATGTGTCGTGGCACTGCAGATAAAGCAAAACGTAAGTTTCAATATATGGGTATAGAAGATTGTCGGGCAGCACTATTAGCTGGAGGTGGGGATAAAGAATGTCAATATGGATGCTTAGGTCTAGGAACTTGTGTAAAAAATTGTCCATTTGATGCTTTAAGTATGGGAGAGGATGGTTTACCTAAAGTAGATAAAGACAAATGCACAGGTTGTGGCACTTGCACCAGGGTATGTCCTCGTGGTATTCCTAAGTTGGTGCCTGTTTCTCTCAAAATTGCTGTAATTTGCAGTTCACACGATACCCCACCTGTAGTGAAGAAAATTTGTGAAGTAGGTTGTCAGGGTTGCGGTCTCTGTAAAAAGGCGTGTCCAGAAAAGGCCATTACTATTGTAGATTCGCTATCTGTTGTAGACCCAAGCAAATGCACCTTGTGCGGAAAATGTTTTGAAAAATGTCCTACTGGAGCCATTCAGCAATTATTACCGGCATAA
- the rsxA gene encoding electron transport complex subunit RsxA yields MAVQEAWTFSDYIMLVVSAVLINNILLIRFLGNCPFLGVSKRMDTAIGMAVAVVFVLSCSGPLTWLVQRFLLEPFKVAYIQTLAFILVIACFVQLVETVIKKVSPPLYRSLGIFLPLITTNCAIFGACILNIREKYDFLQSLIFSFASALGFGLALVIFAGIRERFPFARIPKNFQDTSIGLITAGLIGMSFFAFAGLAK; encoded by the coding sequence ATGGCTGTTCAAGAAGCATGGACATTTTCTGATTACATAATGTTGGTGGTTTCAGCAGTTTTGATAAATAATATCCTTTTGATTCGATTTTTAGGTAACTGTCCATTTTTAGGTGTATCAAAAAGGATGGACACAGCCATAGGTATGGCAGTTGCCGTAGTATTTGTGCTCAGTTGCTCTGGTCCTCTTACCTGGCTGGTGCAACGATTTTTGTTAGAGCCCTTTAAAGTGGCTTACATTCAGACCCTGGCTTTTATATTAGTTATTGCATGTTTTGTTCAACTTGTAGAAACAGTTATAAAAAAAGTAAGTCCACCTCTTTACAGGTCATTGGGTATTTTTCTACCTTTAATTACTACTAATTGTGCTATATTTGGTGCTTGCATTTTAAATATCAGAGAGAAATATGATTTTCTGCAATCACTTATATTTTCCTTTGCTTCTGCGCTGGGTTTTGGACTTGCCTTAGTCATCTTTGCAGGCATTAGAGAGCGGTTTCCCTTTGCTAGAATACCTAAAAATTTTCAGGATACAAGTATTGGTTTGATTACGGCAGGCTTAATTGGTATGTCTTTCTTCGCCTTTGCGGGTTTAGCGAAATAG
- the rsxE gene encoding electron transport complex subunit RsxE: MAQKKSWLKEFTKGLWDEIPPFRFVLGLCPTLACSTAVTDGFGMGLCLTFVVTGANIFISFLRKIIPDEVRIACFIVIIATFVIIVELATQAYFYPLYLSLGIFIPLIVVNCIVLGRAEAFASKNSISLSIADGLGMGLGFTMSLTTLAIFREVLGKGSFAGHFIMWQGFEPFALLQKPPGAFFCLGLMLGIMNLFGKK; encoded by the coding sequence ATGGCTCAAAAAAAGAGCTGGTTAAAGGAATTCACTAAGGGACTATGGGATGAAATCCCTCCGTTTCGCTTTGTTTTAGGACTCTGTCCTACCCTTGCCTGTTCTACAGCCGTAACTGATGGCTTTGGCATGGGGCTTTGTCTTACCTTTGTGGTTACAGGGGCTAATATATTCATTTCTTTTTTGCGAAAAATTATCCCTGATGAAGTTCGCATTGCCTGTTTTATCGTGATTATTGCCACTTTTGTCATTATTGTAGAGCTTGCCACCCAGGCCTATTTTTATCCTTTATATTTATCCTTGGGTATCTTTATTCCCTTAATTGTGGTCAATTGTATTGTCTTGGGACGAGCAGAAGCCTTTGCCAGTAAGAATTCAATTTCACTATCTATTGCCGATGGTCTGGGAATGGGTTTGGGATTTACTATGTCCCTTACTACTTTGGCTATTTTTCGGGAAGTATTAGGCAAAGGGAGTTTTGCAGGACACTTCATTATGTGGCAGGGGTTTGAACCGTTTGCACTTTTACAGAAGCCTCCGGGTGCCTTTTTTTGTTTGGGTCTTATGTTGGGAATTATGAATCTTTTTGGTAAAAAATAA
- a CDS encoding RnfABCDGE type electron transport complex subunit G, translating into MRDILRLVVVLTGICVVCSFSLAIVKKGTEERIEYQKIKFIKAPALKAVLPEHDNDPILERVKVKIAPEKVITVFPAKKGGKLMAIAYETAGDGYGGRIEIMLAINVDGSIAGVKVMKCSETPGVGLKIVTEPWFCDQFKKFTVKDKFILGENVQGISGATISSTGTTKAIGEAVKWFDEIMKELG; encoded by the coding sequence GTGCGTGATATTTTGAGATTAGTGGTAGTATTGACAGGTATTTGTGTAGTATGTTCATTTTCCTTGGCAATTGTCAAAAAAGGGACAGAAGAGAGGATTGAGTATCAGAAAATCAAGTTTATAAAAGCACCTGCGTTGAAGGCAGTTCTTCCTGAACATGACAATGATCCTATTTTAGAAAGAGTGAAAGTAAAAATTGCTCCAGAGAAGGTTATAACTGTTTTTCCTGCCAAAAAAGGAGGTAAATTAATGGCTATTGCTTATGAGACCGCAGGTGATGGATATGGAGGCCGCATAGAGATAATGCTTGCTATAAATGTAGATGGGAGTATTGCTGGTGTTAAAGTAATGAAATGTTCAGAAACACCGGGTGTTGGTCTTAAAATTGTCACTGAACCTTGGTTTTGCGACCAGTTTAAAAAGTTTACAGTAAAAGATAAATTTATACTTGGTGAAAATGTTCAGGGCATAAGTGGAGCTACAATTTCTTCAACAGGAACAACCAAGGCTATAGGGGAAGCAGTTAAATGGTTTGATGAGATTATGAAAGAATTAGGTTAG
- a CDS encoding RnfABCDGE type electron transport complex subunit D yields MKEEGFIVSVGPHVQGKESITSIMLGFIIALIPAVIASVYYFRIKAIEVILISVISAVIIEAGLQKIMKREVTVLTDYHAILTGLIFGLILPANIPWWAIIIGVFTGLLVGKHVFGGLGSNPFNPALVGWASLKLGYMSHMDISGSILGVIRIEGIGALAEDYSYFSEGYGIESWGSLGGKIKLLIHTLLGWKPLPGEELVGCVGQICALAIIIGAVYLFWKKYISWHIPVGFLGGVLIFSILFYKGEKEFLYPYILIQLLSGGTLIAAFFVATDPITTPVTGAGMLVFGAMAGMITMIGRLWGSWIDPVWFAILVGNALTPLIDKIVKPKPFGRVKSA; encoded by the coding sequence ATGAAAGAAGAAGGATTTATTGTTTCGGTAGGGCCACATGTTCAGGGTAAGGAGTCTATTACGAGTATAATGTTAGGTTTTATTATTGCCCTTATTCCAGCAGTGATAGCGAGTGTGTATTATTTTAGAATAAAGGCCATTGAAGTAATTTTAATATCCGTAATATCAGCCGTAATAATTGAAGCCGGTCTTCAAAAGATTATGAAGAGAGAGGTGACTGTTCTCACAGATTATCACGCTATCTTAACGGGGTTAATTTTTGGCCTTATTCTCCCTGCAAATATACCTTGGTGGGCAATAATAATAGGTGTTTTTACCGGTCTGTTAGTAGGTAAGCATGTTTTTGGAGGTTTAGGAAGTAATCCTTTTAATCCTGCTTTGGTGGGCTGGGCTTCTTTAAAATTAGGTTATATGAGCCATATGGATATTTCGGGGAGTATTTTAGGAGTAATAAGAATAGAGGGTATAGGTGCATTAGCAGAAGATTATAGCTATTTTAGTGAGGGTTATGGTATTGAGAGCTGGGGCAGTTTAGGTGGAAAGATTAAACTGCTTATTCATACATTACTAGGGTGGAAGCCATTGCCAGGAGAAGAGTTGGTGGGATGTGTGGGCCAGATATGTGCTTTAGCAATTATTATTGGTGCTGTATATTTATTTTGGAAAAAATATATCAGCTGGCACATCCCGGTAGGATTTCTGGGTGGTGTATTGATTTTTTCTATTCTTTTTTACAAGGGAGAAAAGGAATTTCTTTATCCTTATATCTTAATTCAATTGTTAAGTGGAGGCACTTTGATAGCTGCCTTTTTTGTGGCTACTGACCCTATTACTACCCCAGTTACAGGTGCAGGAATGTTAGTTTTTGGTGCAATGGCAGGAATGATTACTATGATTGGTAGGTTGTGGGGAAGCTGGATAGACCCCGTTTGGTTTGCCATATTGGTGGGAAATGCACTTACACCTTTGATTGATAAAATAGTTAAACCAAAGCCTTTTGGGAGGGTCAAGAGTGCGTGA
- a CDS encoding RnfABCDGE type electron transport complex subunit C, which translates to MMKRSMKGGVYLEESKVESTIEDLPVPQRLVIPLKQHKGPPCKSLLKKGKGVKIGDEIGKSEDEFSAPIYATVSGKVAGLPKRFPDIRGGIAPAVEIESDGKEEWSISSSPQEPLQQSPEALMKAIQQMGLVDFGIDAIPLSAKLGLAQSKHVSAVIINGVDLEPGVAVRYKLVTEKKQELINGIKLIKKILNVNTAYLAIEVKNTTAQEQLPGLVSGVAELAVLDSKFPQGLDIFLVKAIMGKEAPSPNGVPEDVGVCVLGADTVIALWDALKDMKPVIDQVITVYGAVNKPKNLRVRIGTPLKDVLSHCGVNGNIAKVIVGGPMMGLAQYSLEIPVTKEITAIYVQRQSDLATISDQKCINCGWCVKVCPMGLLPNVIASFCQVDMFEEAESYNLSYCIECGCCAYVCPAKIPLVHWIKYGKSQIKREEQ; encoded by the coding sequence ATGATGAAAAGGTCTATGAAAGGCGGTGTTTATTTGGAAGAAAGTAAGGTAGAGAGCACCATTGAGGATTTACCTGTTCCTCAACGATTAGTAATTCCCTTAAAACAACATAAAGGGCCTCCATGTAAGTCTTTATTGAAAAAGGGAAAGGGAGTGAAGATTGGGGATGAGATTGGAAAGAGCGAAGATGAATTTAGTGCGCCTATTTATGCCACAGTTTCAGGAAAGGTAGCAGGGTTACCTAAAAGATTTCCAGATATTAGAGGTGGAATTGCACCTGCAGTAGAAATTGAATCTGATGGGAAGGAAGAGTGGAGTATAAGTTCCTCTCCCCAAGAACCTTTACAACAAAGTCCAGAAGCTCTTATGAAAGCTATTCAACAAATGGGGTTAGTTGATTTTGGTATAGATGCCATCCCCCTTTCTGCGAAGCTGGGCCTTGCTCAAAGTAAGCATGTAAGTGCGGTTATTATTAATGGAGTAGATTTAGAACCTGGGGTTGCGGTAAGGTATAAATTAGTTACAGAAAAGAAACAGGAATTAATCAATGGAATAAAATTAATAAAGAAAATCCTCAATGTTAATACTGCCTATTTAGCAATAGAGGTAAAAAATACCACGGCTCAAGAGCAACTTCCTGGCTTAGTTTCTGGCGTGGCAGAATTAGCAGTATTAGATTCAAAGTTTCCTCAAGGTTTAGATATATTTTTGGTTAAAGCCATTATGGGTAAGGAAGCTCCTTCTCCTAATGGTGTTCCAGAAGATGTAGGAGTGTGTGTATTAGGTGCAGATACCGTCATTGCCCTTTGGGATGCACTAAAGGATATGAAGCCGGTGATAGACCAAGTAATTACGGTATATGGGGCAGTGAATAAACCCAAAAATCTTAGGGTAAGAATAGGAACCCCTTTAAAAGATGTTTTGTCACATTGTGGTGTAAATGGAAATATTGCTAAAGTGATAGTAGGTGGTCCCATGATGGGACTAGCTCAATATAGCTTAGAAATTCCGGTTACAAAAGAAATAACTGCGATATATGTGCAAAGACAGTCCGATTTAGCTACTATTTCTGACCAAAAATGCATTAATTGTGGCTGGTGTGTAAAAGTGTGTCCTATGGGACTTTTACCTAATGTGATTGCTTCTTTTTGCCAAGTAGATATGTTTGAAGAGGCAGAAAGTTATAATTTATCTTATTGTATAGAATGTGGTTGTTGTGCTTATGTTTGTCCTGCTAAAATCCCCCTAGTGCATTGGATAAAATATGGAAAATCTCAAATAAAGAGAGAGGAACAATGA
- the prmC gene encoding peptide chain release factor N(5)-glutamine methyltransferase, which translates to MPTETWTIKRLLQWTTDFLQKKGVDAPRLTAEILLAHILKKDRLYLYVHYDQPLTLYELATFKKLLKRRLSHEPLAYIIEEQAFWSLSFKVTPAVIIPRPETERLIEVSLEIIQQRGLTLPWILDWGTGSGVIAVVLGKEIKKAHMVATDISFPALKVAKENAFKHKVKIDFVLARDLTLFKSTVFDIIVSNPPYIKTEDIPTLAPEIQYEPIEALDGGEDGLKYIGYLLKKAHVYLKSKGYLIMEIGYNQRKSIEKLIASLPCWKGALFFKDYAGLERVVVIEKNHG; encoded by the coding sequence ATGCCTACTGAGACATGGACAATTAAACGCCTGTTGCAATGGACAACAGATTTTTTGCAAAAAAAGGGAGTAGATGCCCCAAGACTTACAGCAGAAATACTTCTAGCCCATATTTTAAAAAAAGATAGGCTCTATCTTTATGTTCATTACGACCAGCCATTAACTTTATATGAATTAGCTACCTTTAAAAAACTTCTTAAACGGAGACTTTCCCACGAACCTTTGGCCTATATCATTGAGGAACAGGCTTTCTGGTCTCTTTCTTTTAAAGTAACACCGGCTGTAATTATTCCCCGACCTGAAACAGAAAGGTTAATAGAAGTAAGTTTAGAAATCATCCAACAGAGGGGGCTAACTTTACCCTGGATATTAGATTGGGGCACAGGCAGCGGTGTAATTGCCGTAGTCTTGGGTAAAGAAATAAAAAAAGCACATATGGTGGCTACCGATATATCTTTTCCTGCCCTGAAAGTGGCAAAAGAAAATGCCTTTAAACACAAGGTAAAGATAGATTTTGTTTTGGCCCGAGATTTAACTCTTTTTAAATCCACTGTTTTTGATATTATTGTTAGCAACCCACCTTATATTAAAACAGAAGATATTCCTACCCTTGCCCCTGAAATCCAATATGAACCTATAGAGGCCCTGGATGGAGGAGAAGATGGATTAAAATATATCGGTTATTTGTTAAAAAAGGCACATGTTTATTTGAAATCTAAAGGCTACTTAATTATGGAAATAGGTTATAATCAAAGAAAATCCATAGAAAAGTTAATTGCCTCCTTGCCTTGTTGGAAAGGAGCATTGTTTTTCAAAGATTATGCTGGACTTGAGCGGGTGGTTGTGATAGAAAAAAACCATGGATAA